One window of the Bos mutus isolate GX-2022 chromosome X, NWIPB_WYAK_1.1, whole genome shotgun sequence genome contains the following:
- the GDI1 gene encoding rab GDP dissociation inhibitor alpha: protein MDEEYDVIVLGTGLTECILSGIMSVNGKKVLHMDRNPYYGGESSSITPLEELYKRFQLLEGPPETMGRGRDWNVDLIPKFLMANGQLVKMLLYTEVTRYLDFKVVEGSFVYKGGKIYKVPSTETEALASNLMGMFEKRRFRKFLVFVANFDENDPKTFEGVDPQNTSMRDVYRKFDLGQDVIDFTGHALALYRTDDYLDQPCLETINRIKLYSESLARYGKSPYLYPLYGLGELPQGFARLSAIYGGTYMLNKPVDDIIMENGKVVGVKSEGEVARCKQLICDPSYVPDRVRKAGQVIRIICILSHPIKNTNDANSCQIIIPQNQVNRKSDIYVCMISYAHNVAAQGKYIAIASTTVETTDPEKEVEPALELLEPIDQKFVAISDLYEPIDDGSESQVFCSCSYDATTHFETTCNDIKDIYKRMAGSAFDFENMKRKQNDVFGEADQ, encoded by the exons ATGGACGAGGAATACGACGTGATTGTGCTGGGGACCGGACTCACC GAATGTATCCTGTCGGGTATCATGTCTGTGAACGGGAAGAAGGTGCTGCACATGGACCGGAACCCCTACTATGGGGGCGAGAGCTCCTCCATcacccccctggaggag CTGTATAAGCGTTTTCAGTTGCTGGAGGGGCCCCCTGAGACAATGGGCCGGGGCCGAGACTGGAACGTTGACTTGATCCCCAAATTCCTCATGGCCAATG GGCAGCTCGTGAAGATGCTACTGTATACAGAGGTGACACGCTACCTGGACTTCAAGGTGGTGGAGGGCAGCTTTGTCTACAAGGGGGGCAAGATCTACAAAGTACCATCTACTGAGACTGAAGCCTTGGCTTCCA ACCTGATGGGCATGTTTGAGAAACGGCGCTTCCGCAAGTTCCTGGTGTTCGTGGCAAACTTTGATGAGAACGACCCCAAGACCTTTGAGGGCGTCGACCCCCAGAACACCAGCATGCGTGACGTCTACCGGAAGTTTGACTTGGGCCAGGATGTCATTGACTTCACTGGCCATGCCCTGGCGCTCTACCGCACTGATGA CTACCTGGACCAGCCATGTCTTGAGACCATCAACCGCATCAAGTTGTACAGCGAATCCCTGGCTCGGTATGGAAAGAGCCCGTATCTGTACCCACTCTATGGCCTTGGCGAGCTGCCCCAAGGCTTTGCAAG ATTGAGTGCCATCTACGGGGGGACGTACATGCTGAACAAACCAGTGGACGACATCATCATGGAGAATGGCAAGGTGGTGGGCGTGAAGTCCGAGGGCGAG GTGGCCCGCTGCAAGCAGCTGATCTGTGACCCCAGCTATGTTCCTGACCGCGTGCGGAAGGCCGGCCAGGTTATCCGTATCATCTGCATCCTCAGCCACCCGATCAAGAACACCAACGATGCCAACTCCTGCCAAATCATCATCCCCCAGAACCAGGTCAACAGGAAGTCAG ACATCTACGTGTGCATGATCTCCTATGCACACAATGTGGCCGCGCAGGGCAAGTACATTGCCATCGCCAGCACCACAGTGGAGACCACAGATCCCGAAAAGGAGGTTGAGCCGGCCCTGGAGCTGCTGGAGCCCATTGACCAGAA GTTTGTGGCCATCAGTGACTTGTACGAGCCCATCGATGATGGTTCCGAGAGCCAG GTGTTCTGTTCCTGCTCCTACGATGCCACCACACACTTTGAGACAACCTGCAACGACATCAAAGACATCTACAAGCGCATGGCAGGCTCCGCCTTTGACTTTGAGAACATGAAGCGCAAACAGAATGATGTCTTTGGGGAAGCTGACCAGTGA
- the ATP6AP1 gene encoding V-type proton ATPase subunit S1 yields the protein MMAATAAAQVRAGTRWAPALCRMPWLPLMLVAAAAATSEQQVPLVLWSSDRGLWAPAADTHEGHITSDMQLSTYLDPALELGPRNVLLFLQDKLSIEDFTAYGGVFGNKQDSAFSNLENALDLAPSSLVLPAVDWYAISTLTTYLQEKLGASPLHVDLATLQELKLNASIPALLLIRLPYTASSGLMAPKEVLMGNDEVIGQVLSTLKSEDIPYTAALTAVRPSRVARDVAMVTGGLGRQLLQRTVVPPTMNVPVSYNDSYDTRILFWAQNFSVAYGEHWEDLTSRTFGVQDLNLTGSFWNDSVARLVLTYDSLFGTMVTFKFILANSYYSVSARHWFTLENLEIHSNGSVAYFNASQVTGPSIYSFHCEHVSSENEDGNLLVPDTQPSLWQMTFRDFQIQAFNVTDKKFSYASDCAGFFSPGIWMGLLTSLFMLFIFTYGLHMILSLKTMDRFDDHKGPTITLTQIV from the exons ATGATGGCGGCGACCGCGGCGGCTCAGGTGCGGGCGGGGACGCGGTGGGCTCCAGCGCTCTGCCGGATGCCATGGCTGCCGCTGATGCTggtggcggcggcagcggcgaCGTCGGAGCAGCAGGTGCCGCTGGTGCTGTGGTCGAGTGACCG AGGCCTGTGGGCTCCTGCGGCCGACACCCACGAGGGCCATATCACCAGCGACATGCAGCTCTCCACCTACTTAGACCCCGCCCTGGAGCTGGGCCCCCGAAATGTGCTGCTGTTCCTGCAGGACAAG CTGAGCATTGAGGACTTCACAGCATATGGTGGCGTGTTTGGAAACAAGCAAGACAGCGCCTTTTCTAACCTGGAG AACGCCCTGGACCTGGCCCCCTCCTCTCTGGTGCTTCCTGCTGTTGACTGGTACGCGATCAGCACTCTGACCACTTACCTGCAGGAGAAGCTCGGGGCCAGCCCCCTGCACGTGGACTTGGCCACTCTCCAGGAACTGAAGCTCAATGCCAGCATCCCGGCCTTGCTGCTCATCCGCCTGCCCTACACAGCCAG CTCGGGTCTGATGGCACCGAAGGAAGTCCTCATGGGCAATG ATGAGGTCATTGGGCAGGTGCTGAGCACACTCAAGTCAGAAGACATCCCCTACACGGCGGCCCTCACGGCGGTCCGCCCTTCTAGG GTGGCCCGCGATGTAGCCATGGTGACTGGGGGGCTGGGTCGCCAGCTGTTGCAGAGAACGGTGGTGCCGCCTACAATGAATGTCCCCGTGAGTTACAATGACAGTTACGACACCCGGATCCTCTTCTGGGCCCAAAACTTCTCAGTGGCATACGGGGAGCACTGGGAGGACCTGACCTCCCGCACCTTTGGGGTCCAGGACCTCAACCTGACTGGCTCCTTCTGGAACGACTCCGTTGCCAG GCTGGTGCTGACATATGACTCACTCTTTGGGACCATGGTGACATTCAA gtTCATTCTGGCTAACAGCTACTACTCAGTGTCTGCCCGGCACTGGTTTACCTTGGAGAACCTGGAAATCCACAGCAACGGCTCCGTCGCCTACTTCAATGCCTCCCAGGTCACGGGGCCCAGCATTTATTCCTTCCACTGTGAGCATGTCAGCAGTGAAAACGAGGATGGCAACCTCCTTGTGCCTGACACGCAGCCCTCTCTTTGGCAGATGACTTTTCGGGACTTCCAg ATCCAGGCCTTCAATGTGACAGACAAGAAGTTCTCCTATGCTAGCGACTGTGCAGGCTTCTTCTCCCCGGGTATCTGGATGGGGTTGCTCACCTCCTTGTTCATGCTGTTCATCTTCACCTATGGCCTGCACATGATCCTCAGCCTCAAGACCATGGATCGCTTCGACGACCACAAGGGCCCCACCATCACTTTGACCCAGATCGTGTGA
- the FAM50A gene encoding protein FAM50A yields MAQYKGAASEAGRAMHLMKKREKQREQMEQMKQRIAEENIMKSNIDKKFSAHYDAVEAELKSSTVGLVTLNDMKAKQEALVKEREKQLAKKEQSKELQLKLEKLREKERKKEAKRKISSLSFTLEEEEAGEEEEEMVAMDEEELEREEITTKKKKMGKNPDVDTSFLPDRDREEEENRLREELRQEWEAKQEKIKSEEIEITFSYWDGSGHRRTVKMKKGNTMQQFLQKALEILRKDFSELRSAGVEQLMYIKEDLIIPHHHSFYDFIVTKARGKSGPLFNFDVHDDVRLLSDATVEKDESHAGKVVLRSWYEKNKHIFPASRWEPYDPEKKWDKYTIR; encoded by the exons atggCTCAGTACAAGGGTGCCGCCAGCGAGGCGGGCCGCGCCATGCACCTCATGAAGAAGCGGGAGAAGCAGCGCGAGCAGATGGAGCAGATGAAGCAGAGGATTGCTGAG GAGAACATAATGAAGTCCAACATTGACAAGAAGTTCTCTGCACACTACGACGCTGTGGAGGCTGAGCTCAAGTCCAGCACTGTGG GTCTTGTGACCCTGAACGACATGAAGGCTAAGCAGGAGGCACTGGTGAAGGAGCGGGAGAAGCAACTCGCCAAGAAGGAGCAGTCGAAGGAGCTGCAGCT GAAGCTGGAGAAGCTGCGAGAAAAGGAGCGCAAGAAGGAGGCCAAGCGGAAGATCTCCAGCTTGTCCTTCaccctggaggaagaagaggcaggcgaggaggaggaggagatggtggcCATGGATGAGGAGGAGCTGGAAAGGGAAG AGATcaccacaaagaagaaaaaaatggggaaGAACCCAGATGTGGACACAAGCTTCTTGCCTGACCGAGACCGGGAG GAGGAGGAGAATCGGCTCCGGGAGGAGCTACGGCAAGAGTGGGAAGCCAAGCAGGAGAAGATTAAGA GTGAGGAGATTGAGATCACCTTCAGTTACTGGGATGGCTCTGGGCACCGGCGCACAGTCAAG ATGAAGAAGGGCAACACGATGCAGCAATTCCTGCAGAAGGCACTCGAGATCCTGCGCAAAGACTTTAGCGAACTCAG ATCGGCAGGGGTGGAGCAGCTCATGTACATCAAGGAGGACTTAATCATACCCCAC CACCACAGCTTCTACGACTTCATCGTCACCAAGGCTCGAGGGAAAAGTG GGCCCCTCTTCAATTTTGACGTTCATGATGACGTGAGGCTGCTCAGTGACGCCACCGTGGAGAAGGATGAG TCGCACGCAGGCAAGGTGGTGCTGCGGAGCTGGTATGAGAAAAACAAGCACATCTTCCCCGCCAGCCGCTGGGAGCCCTACGACCCCGAGAAGAAGTGGGACAAGTACACG ATCCGATGA